A single genomic interval of Mucilaginibacter robiniae harbors:
- a CDS encoding SulP family inorganic anion transporter produces MPSSPLHLFNFSQKINYKTEVLAGLTVAMTMMPESLSFAILAGFPPLVGLYAAFIMGLVTSIFGGRPGLISGGAGATVIVLIALMKTHGLDYVFAAVALAGIIQILIGLFKLGKFIRLVPQPVMYGFVNGLAVIIFMAQVEQFKTVINGHTTWLTGQPLLIMIGLVTLTIAIVMLLPKFTKAVPPSLVAIIVVFILVLSFGIHTKTVRDIASVSGGFPPFHIPQVPFSLDTLKTVFPYALIMAGVGLTEGLLTLNLVDEMTATRGNSNRECIAQGSANILNGFFFGMGGCPMIAQTLVNLSAGSRARLSGIIAALTILAVILFGAPVIERVPMAALTGVMIMVAIGTFEWLSLRVINKMPKQDVFVGILVAIITIWLHNLALAVLIGVIISALVFAWESAKRIRARKYVDAAGIKHYEIFGPLFFGSVTAFTEKFDVATDPTEVIIDFKESRVADMSAIAALNKLTERYQQAGKTLHLKHLSEECRMLLKNADDVIEVNIMEDPTYHVATDTL; encoded by the coding sequence ATGCCGAGTTCCCCATTACACCTTTTCAACTTTTCACAAAAAATAAATTATAAAACTGAAGTACTGGCCGGATTAACTGTAGCCATGACCATGATGCCAGAGTCTTTATCTTTCGCTATTCTGGCTGGCTTTCCCCCACTGGTAGGTTTGTATGCCGCTTTTATTATGGGATTGGTGACCTCTATCTTCGGTGGCCGCCCCGGGTTAATCTCTGGCGGTGCTGGTGCAACAGTAATAGTTTTGATTGCCTTGATGAAAACACATGGACTCGACTACGTTTTTGCGGCTGTAGCTCTAGCTGGTATTATTCAAATACTCATTGGCTTGTTCAAGCTTGGAAAATTCATTAGATTGGTTCCACAACCAGTAATGTATGGCTTTGTAAATGGGTTGGCCGTAATCATTTTTATGGCTCAGGTAGAGCAATTTAAAACTGTAATAAATGGCCATACCACCTGGCTTACCGGCCAGCCTTTGCTGATTATGATTGGCCTGGTGACCCTAACTATCGCTATTGTAATGTTACTACCTAAGTTTACCAAGGCGGTTCCACCCTCATTAGTTGCCATTATTGTTGTTTTTATTCTGGTGTTATCTTTTGGCATTCATACTAAAACGGTAAGAGATATTGCATCGGTGAGTGGCGGTTTTCCGCCGTTTCATATACCACAGGTTCCATTTAGCTTAGATACTTTAAAAACTGTTTTTCCTTACGCTCTGATTATGGCTGGGGTAGGCTTAACTGAAGGCTTGCTCACCCTGAACCTGGTAGATGAAATGACAGCCACCCGGGGCAACAGCAACCGTGAATGCATAGCACAAGGTAGTGCCAATATATTGAACGGCTTCTTTTTTGGTATGGGCGGCTGCCCCATGATTGCGCAAACCTTAGTTAATCTGTCGGCTGGTTCACGCGCACGCCTATCGGGTATTATTGCTGCATTAACTATTCTAGCCGTTATCCTGTTTGGTGCACCTGTTATTGAACGTGTACCTATGGCTGCCCTAACTGGTGTAATGATTATGGTAGCTATTGGCACCTTTGAATGGCTTAGTCTTCGGGTTATCAATAAAATGCCCAAGCAAGATGTATTTGTGGGTATTTTGGTAGCTATTATTACCATTTGGCTGCATAACTTAGCCTTAGCAGTCCTTATTGGCGTAATTATATCGGCACTAGTTTTTGCATGGGAAAGTGCTAAACGTATCAGAGCACGAAAGTATGTAGATGCCGCAGGCATTAAACATTATGAAATATTTGGTCCGTTGTTTTTTGGCTCGGTAACGGCATTTACTGAAAAGTTTGATGTTGCTACCGATCCTACGGAAGTGATTATCGATTTCAAAGAAAGCCGGGTAGCGGATATGTCGGCCATAGCGGCGCTCAATAAGCTTACCGAGCGCTACCAGCAGGCCGGCAAAACATTACACTTAAAACATTTAAGTGAAGAATGCCGCATGTTACTCAAAAATGCGGATGATGTAATTGAAGTAAATATAATGGAAGATCCTACCTACCATGTAGCTACTGATACATTATAA
- a CDS encoding PfkB family carbohydrate kinase gives MNKITSMYDICCIGHITLDKVVTPHSTIYMPGGTAYYFSKAISQMQVDYTLVTAVAITELTTVTELRQEGIAIKALPSTHSVFFENIYSHNQDHRTQRVLQKAAPFNIDQLADVQARYYHLGPLLADDIPLNLIEYLAHKGMIALDVQGYLREVRDQQVHAINWPDKKEALRLVTILKANEHELEVLTGCTDIREGAQLLADWGVKEVVITLGSMGSVIYAGGTFYDIPAYPPSAVVDATGCGDTYMAGYLYQRCTGAAIDQAGRFAAAMASLKIEASGPFTGTKKEVMQYLALQV, from the coding sequence ATGAATAAAATAACCTCTATGTACGATATCTGCTGTATAGGTCATATCACTTTGGACAAAGTAGTAACTCCGCACTCAACTATTTATATGCCCGGTGGTACGGCTTACTATTTTTCAAAAGCCATTAGCCAGATGCAGGTAGATTATACTTTAGTAACAGCCGTTGCTATTACAGAATTAACTACAGTTACTGAACTCCGCCAGGAAGGCATTGCGATTAAAGCATTGCCCAGTACACATAGCGTATTTTTTGAAAACATTTATTCACACAATCAAGATCATCGTACCCAGCGGGTATTACAAAAAGCAGCACCTTTCAACATAGATCAGCTAGCTGATGTTCAGGCCCGCTACTATCATTTAGGTCCGTTGCTGGCGGATGATATTCCATTAAACTTAATTGAATATTTAGCTCATAAAGGCATGATTGCCTTAGATGTTCAAGGCTATTTACGTGAAGTACGCGATCAGCAGGTACATGCTATCAACTGGCCTGATAAAAAAGAAGCTTTGCGCTTAGTTACTATTTTAAAAGCTAATGAGCATGAATTGGAAGTGCTTACCGGCTGCACAGACATTCGTGAGGGCGCTCAGCTTTTGGCCGACTGGGGCGTAAAGGAAGTGGTTATTACCTTAGGTAGTATGGGTTCAGTTATTTATGCAGGTGGTACCTTTTACGATATTCCAGCTTATCCACCTAGTGCTGTAGTGGATGCTACCGGATGTGGCGATACCTATATGGCTGGCTACTTGTATCAACGCTGCACAGGGGCCGCTATAGATCAGGCTGGCCGTTTTGCCGCGGCTATGGCAAGTTTGAAAATAGAAGCGTCTGGGCCATTTACTGGTACTAAAAAAGAGGTAATGCAATATTTAGCTCTACAAGTGTAA
- a CDS encoding glycosyltransferase family 4 protein, with amino-acid sequence MKILFDHQVFSLQRYGGISRYFANLNQVINTIPDNSSRIAALYSKNEYLKKYQFPLSNAVGKSLLGSKQKRNYAWNRRYSRWNVRLADYDVFHPTYYDPYFIKYKKKPCVVTVHDMVHELYPEYFADATEMINRKRKVIQQADALIAISEHTRQDIIKVYPELASKITVVYHGYIFNESQPAYLELPEQYILFVGERWHYKNFPLFIQGMAPILKGNQYLNLICAGGGAFNGHEIQLLQSYGIGAQCLQMNVTDSILKQLYAQAQLFVFPSLLEGFGLPLLEAFASGCPVACSDTTAFPEVGGDAAIYFDPQNIEAIKSAVNQILSSIPLQQELKRKGLQQLQRFAFDDCVQNTLKVYQSLL; translated from the coding sequence ATGAAGATATTGTTTGATCATCAGGTTTTTTCGTTACAGCGATATGGTGGTATATCCCGGTATTTTGCCAATTTAAACCAAGTCATTAACACTATTCCGGATAATAGCAGCCGTATAGCGGCTTTATATTCTAAGAATGAATACCTAAAAAAATATCAATTCCCGTTGAGCAATGCGGTAGGTAAAAGTTTGTTGGGTAGTAAGCAAAAGCGTAATTATGCCTGGAACCGCCGTTATTCCAGGTGGAACGTCAGGCTGGCCGATTATGATGTTTTTCATCCTACTTATTACGATCCATATTTTATTAAATATAAAAAGAAGCCATGTGTGGTTACCGTGCATGATATGGTACATGAGCTTTACCCGGAGTATTTTGCAGATGCAACCGAGATGATTAACCGTAAGCGAAAGGTAATACAACAAGCTGATGCATTAATTGCCATATCTGAACATACCCGTCAGGATATAATCAAAGTATATCCCGAACTGGCCAGTAAGATCACAGTAGTTTATCATGGCTATATATTCAACGAAAGTCAACCCGCTTACCTAGAGTTGCCCGAACAATACATATTATTTGTGGGCGAACGCTGGCATTACAAAAATTTTCCTTTATTCATTCAAGGTATGGCGCCTATACTTAAGGGTAATCAGTACCTGAATTTAATTTGTGCCGGTGGCGGTGCATTCAACGGTCATGAAATACAGCTTTTACAAAGCTATGGCATAGGCGCACAATGCCTACAAATGAACGTTACGGATAGTATTTTAAAACAACTTTATGCCCAAGCTCAATTGTTTGTTTTTCCATCATTGCTTGAAGGATTTGGCTTGCCCTTGCTGGAAGCCTTTGCCAGCGGATGCCCGGTAGCTTGTAGTGATACAACAGCTTTCCCCGAAGTGGGAGGCGATGCTGCTATCTACTTTGATCCGCAAAACATAGAAGCTATAAAAAGTGCTGTAAATCAAATATTGAGCAGTATTCCCTTACAACAGGAACTTAAACGTAAAGGCTTGCAGCAGTTGCAGCGTTTTGCCTTTGATGACTGTGTTCAAAATACGCTTAAGGTGTATCAATCTTTGTTGTAA
- a CDS encoding glycosyltransferase family 2 protein: MKQGGTRIWANNHEHQPMVSIIIVTFNASKYLDECLQSIFKQSFTDYELIIKDGSSTDGTLAILEKYQQQITYWESSPDQGIYDAMNQAVKLTRGRWIYFLGADDRLLEGFSTMCQQLQQPDTLYYGNCMSDKGLLGGQYSAYKIAKYAICQQALFYPKVVFQKYQYHTQYHVYADYALNLQCWGDKAIIKNYFPISVAWYTLTGYSAVAQDNLFKQHKPLLIKQSMGWLMYLRFLYKRRKEQRRPGSNFY; this comes from the coding sequence ATGAAGCAAGGCGGCACCCGAATATGGGCAAATAATCATGAGCATCAGCCAATGGTAAGCATTATCATTGTGACGTTCAATGCTAGCAAATACTTGGATGAATGTTTGCAGTCCATTTTCAAGCAATCGTTTACTGATTATGAATTAATTATTAAGGATGGCAGCAGTACAGATGGTACCTTGGCAATTTTAGAAAAGTATCAGCAGCAAATTACTTATTGGGAAAGCTCGCCCGATCAGGGTATTTATGATGCTATGAACCAAGCTGTAAAGTTAACTCGTGGCCGGTGGATTTATTTTTTAGGAGCTGATGACCGCTTATTGGAAGGTTTTAGTACCATGTGCCAACAGCTGCAACAGCCGGATACTTTATATTACGGAAATTGCATGAGCGACAAAGGCCTGTTAGGTGGCCAGTATTCTGCTTATAAAATAGCCAAATACGCTATCTGCCAACAAGCTTTATTTTACCCTAAAGTAGTGTTTCAAAAATACCAGTATCATACGCAATACCACGTTTATGCTGATTATGCTTTAAATCTGCAATGTTGGGGTGATAAAGCTATCATCAAAAACTATTTTCCTATTTCGGTAGCTTGGTATACGCTTACCGGCTATTCGGCGGTAGCTCAGGATAACTTGTTTAAACAGCACAAACCTTTATTGATTAAGCAAAGCATGGGTTGGCTGATGTATCTACGCTTTTTATACAAAAGGCGTAAAGAACAGCGCCGTCCGGGTAGTAACTTTTATTAA
- a CDS encoding glycosyltransferase family 2 protein codes for MANSIDIIIPSFRLDERYLLPMLNLTPPEGFIINYYVVADNPKVKVPDSIQQLSGRNDVHLLINEQNLGFSRTRNKGIDAGQGHWILLLDDDVTPEKNLLQAYAQEISLQPEAIGFVGVTEFPPPINTVTQALQITGVSTHFQRARHEPEMYWSATANVMLNRSKLGNRRFLPELTKSTEDMELLFRNAQANHLQKYQAVPNAIVHHPWWGNGRIQTRRLFLYGEGAGEAARLLPIQLYTHYDFTNTLETLLLLTVALLLAFIGGWSPKWVLIMAIAQALAEFTTNYYRTIKIGHTYSLNVAWQVTLHKNVMEAGRLWSWLRLGRIQELGLRTDGSFHKPHPQAFRLNRWKIIKLIIFLLLVMAISLIYTS; via the coding sequence ATGGCCAACAGCATTGATATTATAATTCCCTCATTCCGGTTGGATGAACGATATCTACTGCCCATGCTTAACCTTACCCCACCTGAAGGTTTTATTATCAACTACTATGTGGTAGCTGATAATCCAAAAGTAAAAGTACCTGATTCTATTCAGCAGCTTAGCGGGAGAAACGATGTACATTTACTCATTAATGAACAAAACTTAGGGTTTTCCCGAACCCGCAATAAAGGCATTGATGCCGGACAAGGCCATTGGATCCTGTTGTTGGACGACGATGTTACGCCTGAGAAAAACTTATTACAGGCTTATGCCCAAGAAATAAGTTTACAACCCGAAGCGATAGGCTTTGTAGGCGTAACGGAGTTTCCGCCCCCTATTAACACTGTAACTCAGGCTTTGCAAATTACCGGAGTATCTACTCATTTCCAACGAGCCAGACACGAGCCGGAAATGTACTGGTCAGCCACAGCTAATGTAATGCTTAACCGGTCTAAGCTGGGTAACCGCCGATTTTTACCAGAGCTTACTAAAAGCACGGAGGATATGGAGCTACTATTCAGGAACGCTCAAGCTAACCATTTGCAAAAGTATCAAGCAGTGCCCAATGCCATTGTGCATCACCCTTGGTGGGGTAATGGACGCATACAAACCCGACGCTTATTTTTATATGGTGAAGGAGCGGGTGAAGCAGCACGGTTACTGCCCATACAACTTTATACTCATTATGATTTCACCAACACACTGGAAACTTTGCTACTGCTTACAGTAGCTTTACTACTTGCATTTATTGGAGGTTGGTCACCAAAATGGGTATTAATAATGGCTATAGCTCAGGCTTTGGCTGAGTTTACTACCAATTACTACCGCACTATTAAAATAGGACATACGTACAGTTTGAATGTAGCTTGGCAAGTTACCTTGCACAAAAACGTTATGGAAGCAGGCCGTTTGTGGAGCTGGTTACGTTTGGGCCGAATACAAGAACTGGGCTTACGAACGGATGGTAGTTTTCATAAACCACATCCGCAAGCGTTTAGGTTGAACCGATGGAAGATTATTAAGTTGATAATCTTTTTATTGCTAGTTATGGCAATCAGCCTTATTTACACCTCGTGA
- a CDS encoding glycosyltransferase family 2 protein translates to MSHKGFTVAVLISTYNWPQALDLVLLSLLQQTRQPDEILIADDGSKPETRELIDQFRTRFTIPVKHVWQKDKGFRKCLILNKAVKEGTSDYIIEIDGDIIVNAKFVSDHIAAARKGYFVQGSRAMLTDEKTQEIIKTRQINFHSLSPGVYSRFNAVRIPALSVFFNPNPRSSWNVKGCNLAFWRDDYIRVNGYYNDFEGWGWEDYEFGARLINAGILKKRLKMAAISYHIFHPIHDRENFLPNELIYRKTVEEKLTYCPSGYHEV, encoded by the coding sequence ATGTCTCATAAAGGGTTTACTGTAGCTGTACTGATTTCTACTTATAACTGGCCGCAAGCACTTGATTTGGTGTTGTTGAGCCTGTTGCAGCAAACTCGCCAGCCTGATGAAATATTAATTGCTGATGATGGCTCTAAGCCAGAGACACGAGAACTAATTGACCAGTTTCGTACCCGATTTACTATTCCGGTTAAGCATGTTTGGCAAAAAGATAAAGGTTTTCGCAAATGCCTTATTTTGAATAAGGCTGTAAAGGAAGGTACATCAGATTATATTATCGAGATAGATGGGGATATCATCGTTAATGCTAAGTTTGTAAGTGATCATATAGCTGCTGCACGTAAAGGTTACTTTGTGCAGGGTAGCCGTGCTATGCTAACAGACGAGAAAACACAGGAGATTATTAAAACGCGGCAAATTAATTTTCATTCACTTTCGCCTGGCGTTTACAGCCGGTTTAATGCAGTCCGCATTCCGGCACTATCTGTTTTCTTTAATCCTAATCCGCGTAGTTCATGGAACGTGAAGGGGTGTAACCTGGCTTTCTGGCGTGATGATTATATTCGGGTAAATGGGTATTATAACGATTTTGAAGGATGGGGCTGGGAGGATTACGAATTTGGTGCCCGACTGATTAATGCCGGCATTCTAAAAAAGCGTTTGAAAATGGCAGCTATCAGCTACCATATTTTTCATCCGATACATGATCGGGAAAACTTTTTACCTAACGAATTAATTTACCGTAAAACAGTAGAAGAAAAACTAACTTATTGCCCCAGCGGATATCACGAGGTGTAA
- the frr gene encoding ribosome recycling factor — translation MSETSDLIKKQLNDAKAAMEKAIVHADNELSKIRAGKASPGMLDSIYVDYYGNPTPLNQVGNVNTPDARTIVVQPWEKSLLGPIEKAIKEANLGFNPQNDGSIIRINVPPLTEERRRDLVKKLKAEAENGKIAIRNIRKDTNEKIKKLKSDGVSEDEIKAGEADVQKLVDTYIVKVDQLSEAKEKDIMTV, via the coding sequence ATGAGCGAAACGAGTGATCTCATTAAGAAACAATTGAACGATGCCAAGGCTGCTATGGAAAAAGCAATCGTTCATGCTGATAACGAGTTATCTAAAATACGGGCCGGCAAAGCCAGCCCTGGCATGCTGGACAGTATATATGTTGATTACTACGGCAATCCGACCCCGCTGAACCAGGTAGGTAACGTTAATACCCCTGATGCCCGCACTATTGTGGTACAGCCTTGGGAAAAGTCATTGCTGGGACCTATCGAAAAAGCAATTAAAGAAGCTAATTTAGGCTTTAACCCGCAAAACGATGGTAGCATTATCCGCATCAACGTACCTCCATTAACAGAAGAGCGCCGCCGTGATTTAGTTAAAAAATTGAAAGCAGAAGCTGAAAATGGTAAAATTGCTATCCGCAACATTCGTAAAGATACCAATGAGAAGATTAAGAAATTAAAATCTGATGGCGTATCGGAAGACGAAATCAAAGCAGGTGAAGCTGATGTACAAAAACTGGTAGATACCTACATTGTAAAAGTTGATCAGTTATCAGAAGCTAAAGAAAAAGATATCATGACTGTTTAG
- a CDS encoding ABC transporter ATP-binding protein produces the protein MKLLLSYLSKHRNVVLLALLLAAINQGFSLLDPYITGRVVDGFIEKRSTLSHHDFVWGVLGMVGLAVSAAMVSRIAKNFQDYFTNIITQKVGANMYADGLKHSLELPYQVFEDQRSGETLGILQKVRLDSEKFITSFISVLFVSLIGMAFVTVYSISVSYKVTLVYFAAIPVIGFVSSALSRRIKTIQRTIIAETTSLAGSTTESLRNIELVKSLGLVNQEIERLNKTTYKILDLELRKVKYVRSMSFIQGTTVNLVRSTMVVILLLLIFQQTISPGQYFSFLFYSFFLFNPLQELGNVILSWREAEVSLGNFERILNAPVDIKPEKPVLLEKITDLNFSGVSFKHLTANRNALNQISFEVKTGETIAFVGPSGSGKTTLVKLLVGLYQPMEGDVLYNGVLSKEIDLDKLREKVGFVTQDTQLFSGTIRENLQFVRPGATDEECMNVLHRAACQTLLARADKGLDTVIGEGGVKVSGGEKQRLSIARALLRQPDILVFDEATSALDSLTEEEITETIKDVSEDHDHITILIAHRLSTIMHADRIYVLEKGHIIEQGRHQDLLFQKGLYFAMWRQQIGEKYTAEI, from the coding sequence ATGAAGTTACTTTTATCCTACCTATCCAAACATCGCAATGTAGTTTTGCTGGCTCTGTTGCTGGCTGCTATTAACCAAGGATTTTCTCTGCTCGACCCTTATATTACCGGCCGTGTGGTGGATGGCTTTATTGAAAAGCGGAGTACGCTTAGCCATCATGATTTTGTTTGGGGCGTATTAGGTATGGTCGGTTTGGCAGTAAGTGCCGCTATGGTATCGCGCATAGCAAAAAACTTTCAAGATTATTTTACTAATATCATCACACAAAAGGTAGGTGCCAATATGTATGCGGATGGTTTAAAGCATTCATTAGAGCTACCCTATCAGGTTTTTGAAGATCAGCGCAGTGGTGAAACGTTAGGCATTCTGCAAAAAGTACGGTTAGATTCTGAGAAGTTTATCACTTCCTTTATCAGTGTACTTTTTGTAAGTTTAATAGGTATGGCGTTTGTTACAGTTTACTCGATTAGTGTAAGCTACAAAGTAACCTTGGTTTATTTTGCCGCTATACCCGTTATTGGTTTTGTAAGTTCGGCACTAAGCCGCAGAATTAAAACCATACAGCGCACCATTATTGCTGAAACTACATCACTGGCGGGCTCTACCACCGAGTCGCTCCGTAATATTGAACTGGTGAAAAGCTTGGGCTTGGTAAACCAAGAGATTGAACGCCTGAATAAAACCACCTACAAAATATTAGACCTGGAACTACGTAAAGTAAAATATGTGCGTAGCATGAGCTTCATACAAGGCACTACGGTTAACTTGGTGCGCAGCACCATGGTAGTCATTTTGCTATTGCTTATTTTTCAGCAAACTATATCACCCGGTCAATATTTCAGCTTTTTGTTTTACTCCTTCTTTTTATTTAATCCTTTGCAAGAATTGGGCAATGTAATCTTGTCATGGAGGGAGGCTGAGGTATCTTTAGGAAACTTTGAGCGTATCTTGAATGCTCCTGTAGATATCAAACCTGAAAAGCCAGTGTTGCTGGAAAAAATTACCGACTTAAATTTTAGCGGAGTTAGCTTTAAACACCTAACGGCTAATCGAAATGCATTAAACCAAATTAGCTTTGAAGTAAAAACCGGCGAAACTATAGCCTTTGTTGGCCCGTCAGGATCAGGTAAAACCACACTGGTTAAACTATTAGTGGGCTTGTATCAACCTATGGAAGGCGATGTGCTGTACAACGGTGTTTTAAGCAAAGAGATTGATTTAGATAAATTACGTGAAAAGGTAGGCTTTGTAACGCAAGATACTCAGCTATTTTCAGGTACTATTCGCGAGAACTTACAGTTTGTACGTCCCGGTGCTACTGATGAAGAGTGCATGAATGTACTACACCGGGCTGCCTGTCAAACATTACTAGCCCGTGCCGACAAAGGTTTAGATACTGTAATTGGTGAAGGCGGTGTAAAAGTATCGGGTGGCGAGAAGCAACGATTATCTATTGCGCGTGCATTACTGCGCCAGCCGGACATTTTGGTTTTTGACGAAGCAACCTCGGCTCTTGACTCCTTAACAGAAGAGGAAATTACAGAAACTATCAAGGATGTATCGGAAGACCATGACCATATTACCATACTGATTGCGCACCGTTTAAGCACCATTATGCATGCCGATCGTATTTACGTGCTGGAAAAAGGCCATATTATTGAACAAGGTCGCCACCAAGATTTACTATTCCAAAAAGGCCTATATTTTGCTATGTGGCGACAGCAAATTGGTGAGAAATACACAGCAGAGATTTAA
- a CDS encoding glycoside hydrolase family 10 protein has protein sequence MLFKRLVLILSIGLAVLQLHAQTDTIKQIHPAPKREFRGVWVATVTNVDWPSRPGLPAERQQQELTNILNYHQQTGINAIMLQVRPAADAFYAKSREPWSKWLSGHQGQAPSIAYDPLEFAITEAHKRGMELHAWFNPYRATMDGNFAALSPQHVTKLHPDWFFIYGGRKLFNPGLPEVRAYIVQVILDVVDNYDVDGIHMDDYFYPYPIAGQHINDAATYAQYGSGFDNIKDWRRNNVDLLIHSLADSIHKHKPYIKFGISPFGIWRNKSDDSEGSDTHGGSSYDEQFADSQKWIAEGWLDYINPQIYWPFGNRAAAFEKLVSWWSDNAFNHHLYVGQAAYRGNEIASTGFKNPDQLTAQIRYLRNNPRVQGSVFFSSASLRRNILGFNDSLRTHYYKTPALPPVMLWLDSVAPNAPRQLLVSRNEERGLTLNWQIPLLAHDKEAVYGYVVYRFYEGEKIDLSGASHILHIQYNTATTAEDETAEKGKNYTYIVTALDRLKNESPPVTTTIAYR, from the coding sequence ATGCTATTTAAACGATTAGTGCTGATACTATCTATAGGACTTGCAGTATTACAACTACATGCCCAAACCGATACCATTAAACAAATACACCCTGCGCCTAAGCGCGAATTCAGGGGGGTATGGGTAGCTACCGTTACCAATGTAGATTGGCCTAGCCGGCCCGGACTGCCTGCCGAGCGGCAGCAGCAGGAACTAACTAATATTCTGAATTATCATCAGCAAACCGGCATTAACGCTATTATGCTACAGGTACGCCCGGCGGCTGATGCTTTTTATGCTAAAAGCCGTGAACCCTGGTCAAAATGGTTGAGCGGACACCAGGGTCAAGCCCCCAGCATTGCATATGATCCACTAGAGTTTGCCATTACTGAGGCGCATAAACGTGGTATGGAGCTTCATGCCTGGTTTAATCCTTACAGAGCTACTATGGACGGCAACTTTGCCGCTTTAAGTCCGCAACATGTTACCAAACTGCATCCTGATTGGTTTTTTATTTACGGAGGACGCAAGTTGTTTAATCCTGGGCTGCCTGAAGTTCGCGCCTATATTGTGCAGGTGATATTGGATGTGGTGGATAACTATGATGTGGACGGTATACACATGGACGATTACTTCTATCCCTACCCTATTGCCGGGCAACACATTAATGATGCAGCTACTTATGCGCAATATGGTAGCGGCTTTGATAACATCAAAGATTGGCGTCGCAATAATGTAGATCTGTTAATTCATAGCTTAGCGGATAGTATTCATAAGCATAAGCCTTATATTAAGTTTGGCATTAGCCCATTTGGTATTTGGCGCAATAAATCAGACGATTCAGAAGGATCGGACACGCATGGTGGATCATCATACGATGAACAGTTTGCTGATAGTCAAAAATGGATAGCTGAAGGTTGGCTGGATTATATCAATCCACAAATTTATTGGCCTTTTGGTAACCGGGCTGCGGCTTTCGAAAAACTGGTGAGCTGGTGGAGTGATAATGCTTTTAACCACCACCTCTATGTTGGTCAAGCAGCCTACCGAGGTAACGAAATAGCCTCAACTGGCTTTAAAAACCCGGATCAGCTTACGGCACAAATACGTTACCTGCGTAATAACCCACGTGTGCAGGGCAGCGTATTTTTCAGCTCTGCTTCTTTACGTCGTAATATTTTGGGCTTTAACGATTCGTTGCGAACTCATTATTATAAAACCCCAGCTTTACCGCCAGTTATGCTCTGGCTGGATTCAGTAGCACCTAACGCACCACGTCAATTATTGGTTTCAAGAAATGAAGAACGTGGTTTAACTCTAAATTGGCAGATCCCCTTACTGGCTCATGATAAAGAAGCGGTATACGGCTACGTAGTTTATCGCTTTTACGAAGGTGAAAAAATTGACTTGAGCGGTGCCAGCCATATTCTGCATATCCAGTACAATACAGCTACTACGGCTGAAGATGAAACAGCCGAAAAGGGAAAGAATTACACGTACATTGTAACAGCCCTAGACAGGCTTAAAAATGAAAGCCCGCCGGTTACTACAACGATAGCTTACCGATAA